Genomic segment of Polynucleobacter necessarius:
TATTCGGACAAGTGATTTTGCTTTGCATCAGAAGCGTATGGATGAATACGACTTCGATATGACTACCATTCGTTTCCCGGACTCACAAAGCCCGGGTAATGAATTGTGGGATCGCTTTGGAAGTCAGGCTGCAAAAGAAAAAGGCTCTGACAATGTGATTGGAGTTCAATCTCCAGTGGTCGATACCCTAGTGGATGCAGTCGTCAAAGCCCAGACTCGTGAAGAGTTACGTGCAGCCACTAGAGCCTTAGACCGCGTTCTGTGGAATAGTTACTACGTGATTCCGCAGTGGTACAACCCGACACACCGAATCGCGTATCGTAAAGAGATGCGCTACCCAGAACCTCCTTTGTATTACACCGCCGAATCTTGGATTCTGCTCAATTGGTGGAAAGAAGGGGCGCGCTAATGCAAGGGCAGATGTGGTCTTATATCTTCAAGCGCGTGCTCTTGATGATTCCTACCTTGTTGGGTGTTTTAACTCTCACCTTTGCTGTAGTGCAATTTGTACCAGGTGGCCCTGTAGAGCAATTGATGTTGGAACTTAAGGGTAAGGGTGATGCTGCAGTCAGTGGTGCCGAATCTTCGGGTGGCGGAAGCAACTATCGTGGCCGCCAAGGTGTAGACGCTGAGCGTTTAGCGGAGGTCAAGGCTTTGTATGGTTTTGATAAGCCGCCAGTAGAGCGTTATTTCATGATGCTCAAGCGTTTTGCGAAATTTGATTTGGGTGAGAGTTACTACCAACATCAAAGTGTTTGGCAGTTAGTGGTTTCTAAATTGCCAGTGTCTATCAGCATAGGTTTATGGACTTTCTTTCTGATTTACTTGGTGTCGATACCCTTGGGTATTGCCAAAGCAGTCAGGGATGGCTCTCGCTTTGATGCGGTGACGAGCACGATGATTTTGGTGGGTTATGCCATCCCAGGATTTGTATTGGGTGTTCTCTTGCTTGTCATCTTTGGTGGCGGTAGTTTCTTGCAGATTTTCCCGCTACGTGGACTAATTTCAGATAACTGGAGTGAGTTGAGCATGATTGGGAAGGTGATGGATTATTTGTGGCATTTGGTTTTACCGATTGCCGCTTCAGTTTTAGGAAGTTTTGCGGTGATCACGATGTTGACGAAGAACTCCTTCCTGGAAGAGATTCGTAAACAGTATGTCTTGACTGCGAGAGCCAAAGGTCTCACCGAGAAGCAGGTGCTTTGGAAGCATGTCTTCCGTAATGCGCTCTTGCCTCTGGTGACAGGCTTTCCAGCAGCCTTCATCGGTGCCTTCTTTGCTGGTTCGCTACTGATTGAAACCCTGTTTTCTTTGGATGGCCTGGGTTTACTGTCTTATGAGTCCGTTATGAGGCGTGACTATCCAGTGGTTTTCGGAACGCTCTATCTTTTCACCCTGATTGGCTTGTTTACTAAATTGATCTCGGATCTTTGTTATGTTTATATTGATCCGCGCATTCAGTTTGGTGCTGGAGGTGGCTCATGAGTCGCTGGCATCGATTTAAAAACAGCCGCATGGGTTATGCCAGTCTTTGGATCTTTATGACCTTGTTTGGTCTATCTCTATGCGCTGAGTTTATTGCTAATGACAAGCCCTTGATAGTCCGCTACGAAGGTAAGTTTTATTTCCCGATTGTGAAATCGCAGCCTGAGCGAGTCTTTGGGGGTGACTTTGCAACCCCAACGGATTTTTTAGATCCTGACATTCGTCGCAATATTACGAGCAATGGTAATTGGGCGATTTATCCCCCGATACCTTATAGCTACGAAACACTCAACTACTTTTCAAAGGTGCCTAACCCTGCGCCACCGTCTTTTGACAACTGGTTGGGTACTGACGATCGTGGGCGCGATGTTCTTGCGCGCTTGATTTATGGATTCCGCCTCTCAATTCTGTTTGGCTTGGCACTCACTATTGTTGGTGTAAGTGTAGGCATCATCACCGGCTCTTTAATGGGATTCTTTGGCGGTAAGCTTGATCTGATTTCTCAGCGCTTGATTGAAATTTGGTCGGCGATGCCAGAGTTATATCTACTGATCATCTTTGCTTCCATCTTTAACCCCAGCATTTGGCTCCTAATTATTTTGCTAGCAGCATTTGGTTGGATGGGTCTTTCTGATTATGTGCGTGCTGAGTTTTTCCGTAATCGTGCGTTGGAATATGTGCGAGCTGCCAGAGCGTTGGGCTTAACGAATTTGCAAATCATGCGTCGTCATATTCTGCCCAATAGCTTGACACCAGTCATTACCTTTTTGCCCTTCAGAATGAGTGCGGCGATTTTGTCTCTCACGAGTTTAGATTTCTTAGGTCTTGGTGTGCCGCCTGGTACTCCGAGCCTTGGGGAGTTACTTTCTCAAGGAAAAAGTAATTTAGACGCTTGGTGGATTTCACTATCGACCTTTGTGGTCTTGGTAGCCACTTTGCTCTTGCTTACCTTTATGGGTGAGGCCTTGCGCGATGCTTTTGATTCTCGCAAGTCTGGTGCTATGCGTGGAGGGCGTTCATGAGTTCCACGGCAAAACTGAACGCAGAAACTGTACCATTGCTTCGCTACGAGGATTTTTCAATCTCCTTCGGCACTGGTCGACGTGAAAAATTTGCCGTTAACCATCTTGATCTTGAGATTGGAGTGGGTGAGCGCGTCGCCTTAGTTGGTGAGTCTGGCTCAGGCAAGACCCTGACTGCCTTGGCGCCCCTGCGTCTTGAGCCTGAGGGTGCAAAAACATCGGGCCGCATTTTGTGGAACGGTCTGCATGCAAATACTGGC
This window contains:
- a CDS encoding microcin C ABC transporter permease YejB, which produces MWSYIFKRVLLMIPTLLGVLTLTFAVVQFVPGGPVEQLMLELKGKGDAAVSGAESSGGGSNYRGRQGVDAERLAEVKALYGFDKPPVERYFMMLKRFAKFDLGESYYQHQSVWQLVVSKLPVSISIGLWTFFLIYLVSIPLGIAKAVRDGSRFDAVTSTMILVGYAIPGFVLGVLLLVIFGGGSFLQIFPLRGLISDNWSELSMIGKVMDYLWHLVLPIAASVLGSFAVITMLTKNSFLEEIRKQYVLTARAKGLTEKQVLWKHVFRNALLPLVTGFPAAFIGAFFAGSLLIETLFSLDGLGLLSYESVMRRDYPVVFGTLYLFTLIGLFTKLISDLCYVYIDPRIQFGAGGGS
- a CDS encoding ABC transporter permease — encoded protein: MSRWHRFKNSRMGYASLWIFMTLFGLSLCAEFIANDKPLIVRYEGKFYFPIVKSQPERVFGGDFATPTDFLDPDIRRNITSNGNWAIYPPIPYSYETLNYFSKVPNPAPPSFDNWLGTDDRGRDVLARLIYGFRLSILFGLALTIVGVSVGIITGSLMGFFGGKLDLISQRLIEIWSAMPELYLLIIFASIFNPSIWLLIILLAAFGWMGLSDYVRAEFFRNRALEYVRAARALGLTNLQIMRRHILPNSLTPVITFLPFRMSAAILSLTSLDFLGLGVPPGTPSLGELLSQGKSNLDAWWISLSTFVVLVATLLLLTFMGEALRDAFDSRKSGAMRGGRS